The Cellulophaga lytica DSM 7489 nucleotide sequence GTACTAAAAATAGCAACAGCAGGTAGTGTAGATGATGGTAAAAGTACCTTAATTGGTAGGTTACTTTACGATACAAAATCACTAACTGAAGATAAACTAGAAGCCATTAAAAAAAGTAGTGAACAACGTGGGTATGATTACCTAGATTTTTCATTAGCTACAGATGGTTTAGTTGCAGAACGTGAACAAGGTATTACTATAGATGTGGCTCATATCTATTTTTCAACACCAACTAAAAGTTACATTATTGCAGATACACCTGGTCACGTAGAGTATACCAGAAATATGGTTACGGGTGCATCAACTTCTCAAGTAGCTATTATTTTAATAGATGCTAGAAAAGGTGTTATAGAACAAACATACCGTCATTTTTTTATCAACAATTTATTGCGTGTTAAAAACGTAATAGTTGCTGTTAATAAAATGGATTTGGTAGACTATTCTGAAGAGGTATTTAATAATATTAAAAAAGACTTTGAAGCTTTAAATGCAAAAAGTACTTATGCAGAACAAATAGTTAGTTATATTCCGGTTAGTGCCTTAAAAGGTGACAATATTGTAGACAAAACAGATGCAATGTCTTGGTATAATGGCGATACAATTTTAGGTCATTTAGAGGAGTTAGAAGCACAAGATTTATATGATGCTGGTAAGGTTCGTTTTCCTGTACAAACAGTAATTAGACCAAAAACAGATGAGTTTCACGATTTTAGAGGGTATGCTGGAAAAATTTCTGGAGGTAGCTTAAAAGTTGGTGATGCCGTAACTGTTTTACCTTCTTTAACTCAGTCTAAAATAAAAGAGATATTCTTTTTTGATAAAACATATGCAGAGGCACCAGCAGGAAGTTCTGTTAATATTACCTTAGAAGATGATATTAACATTACTAGGGGAGATATGCTTGTTAAAACAGATGAACTTCCAAAAATTGAAAAACAAGTTACTGCTACAGTTTGTTGGATGGATAGTAAAAACCTAGTACCAGGAACTAAGTATATTGTGCAACATAATACAAACCGTGTGCTATCTAAAATTGATAGTATAAATAGTGTTATAGCAACAGATTATACGGGAGAACAAGAAAACAATAATAAATTATCTTTAAATGAAATAGGAGAAGTTAGTATTAAACTTAGTAAGCCTATTTATTTTGATAGTTATAACGACAATAAATCTAACGGAGCTTTTATTTTAATTGATGCCCAAACCAATACAACGGCTGGTGCAGGATTTATAAGTTAAGCTAAAAGTCCATACAAAGAAGTGTTTTTACAGGCACTTTTTTATTTAAAATCCTATTAAATCCATAGGACAATAGTAATTATAAAAGCCATAATCATAAGCAAATGCAAAGTTTTAGAACAGAAATAGAAAACCCAGTAGTAGCTAAAGATATTATAGATTTAGAAGCTAAAATTAAACAGTTTAATGACGGTAAGTTAGACGAGGAAAAGTTTAGAAGCTTGCGTTTGGCTCGTGGTATTTATGGTCAGCGTCAGCCAGGCGTACAAATGATTCGTATTAAGTTGCCATATGGTAAAGTAACATCTACACAGCTTAAGCGTATTTGTGATGTATCTGAAGAATACTCTACAGGACGCTTGCACATTACTACGCGTCAAGACATACAAATACATTACGTAGATATAGAGCGTACACCAGAACTTTGGGCGCAATTGGCAAAGGATGATATTACTATTAGAGAAGCTTGTGGTAATGCAGTACGTAACATAACAGCTAGTGAAACCGCTGGTATAGATGTAGATGAGCCATTTGATGTATCTCCGTACGCACACGCAATGTTTCAGTATTTTTTAAGAAACCCGATTAGTCAAGAAATGGGAAGAAAATTTAAGGTTTCTTTTTCTTCTAGTGATGCAGATACAGGACTTTCTTATATGCATGATCTTGGTTTTATTGCAAAAATAGAAAACGGAGTTA carries:
- a CDS encoding sulfate adenylyltransferase subunit 1 → MNVLKIATAGSVDDGKSTLIGRLLYDTKSLTEDKLEAIKKSSEQRGYDYLDFSLATDGLVAEREQGITIDVAHIYFSTPTKSYIIADTPGHVEYTRNMVTGASTSQVAIILIDARKGVIEQTYRHFFINNLLRVKNVIVAVNKMDLVDYSEEVFNNIKKDFEALNAKSTYAEQIVSYIPVSALKGDNIVDKTDAMSWYNGDTILGHLEELEAQDLYDAGKVRFPVQTVIRPKTDEFHDFRGYAGKISGGSLKVGDAVTVLPSLTQSKIKEIFFFDKTYAEAPAGSSVNITLEDDINITRGDMLVKTDELPKIEKQVTATVCWMDSKNLVPGTKYIVQHNTNRVLSKIDSINSVIATDYTGEQENNNKLSLNEIGEVSIKLSKPIYFDSYNDNKSNGAFILIDAQTNTTAGAGFIS